GGCCGGGTGCCGCCCCGGAACGGTCGCGGGTCCTCGGGCTCGGCGTCGCCGGGGATGGTGAGCGCCACCGCGCACGCGGCCAGGGCCACCGCGCCTGCGATGCCGAAGGCCAGCAGGTAGCCGTGCAGCGTCGGCACCGGGGCTCCGTCGACGAGGCTGGTGTGGTGGACGAGGACGGCGGCCACGGCGGCGCTGGAGACGGCCTGGCCGATCGTGCGCATCAGGACGTTGACGCCGTTCGCCGAGGCGGTCTGCCCGGGCGGGACGGCGCGCAGGATCAGCGAGGGCAGCGCCGAGTAGGCGAGGGTGGTGCCGGTCGCCACGACGGTCGCCCCCACCATGATCATCCACAGTTGGTGGCTGTCGGCGACGCGCACGGCGTACCCCGAGGCGATGACGGCGGCGCCCAGGGCGAGGGTGACGCGGGGGCCGCGCGCCTCGGAGATACGGGCGGAGACGGGTGAGAACAGCAGCATGGTGATGCCGCCGGGCAGCAGGCACAGGCCGGTCTGGACGATGGACAGCCCGAGCCCGTAGCCGCTCGCCTCGGGCGCCTGCACCAACTGGGCGGTCACCAACGAGTTGGCGTAGAACGCGAAGCCGGTCAGGAGCGCGGCCACGTGGGACAGGCCCACCCGTGGCCGGGACACCAACCGCAGGTCCACCAGGGGCTGTCGGGAGCGCAACTGCTGCCGCCACCACAGGCCCAGGACGACCACGGCGCCGAGGAACAGACCGATGATCCGGGCGCTCCCCCACCCCCACTGGCCGCCCTGCGACACGGCGAGGAGCAGGCAGATCAGCCCGGCGGCCAGCCCGAGCGCCCCCGTCACGTCGAACCCGCCGGGCTCGCGCACGGGCGACTCCGGCACCGCCCACCGGATCAGCGCGACCCCGGTCGCGCCCAGGGCGGCGGTCACCCAGAACATCACGTGCCAGTTCGCGTACTGCACGACCACGGCCGCCGCCGGCAGCCCCAGCGCGGCGCCGATGCCGACGGTGGAGCTCATCAGCGCCACGGCGGATCCCCGGCGTTCGGGGGGCAGTTCGTCGCGCAGGATGCTGATGGAGAGCGGGACGACGGAGACCGCGGCGCCCTGCAGGGCGCGGGCCGCGATCAGTACGCCGATGTCGGAGGTGAGGGCGCAGATCACCGAGCCGACGGCCATGAGGGCGAACGACAGGAGCAGCACCCGCCGCTTGCCGTACATGTCACCGGCGCGGCCGAGGACCGGGGTGAGGACCGCGCCGGACAGCAGCGAGGCGGTCACCATCCAGGAGACCGCGCCGGGCGAGGCACCGGTCAGCCGGGGCAGGTCGGGCAGGAGCGGGACGACGACGGTCTGCATGACCGCCATGAGGATGCCGCAGTACGCCAGGACCGGGATGGTGAGCCGGGCCCGCAGACCGGCGTTTCCACTGGTCGGGGCGGGTATCGGAGCGGGCGACTCCACGGGACTCCAGCGGCTTGCATGAAAGTAACATGAGGTGAATGACAATTCACCGTAGCAGTGAATTGCCATTCACCCAAGGTTGGCCCGGCTACCTGCGGGAGGAGGCCGGCGTCCGCGTGCCGCGCGCCAGCTTCGGGCCCAGCCAGCGCTTGAACCGGCGCAGGGCCTCCAGCCGCCCGGCGGCCTTGTCGAGCCGGTAGTACAACTGCGGCGGGACGTACGGCAGCAGGGGCGAGTGCCGCTGTCCGAGCAGGGCGAACATCTGCTCCGGGGGGAGGTGGATGTAGCGGGTGAGGTTCTCGTACCACTGGGCGCTGTAGTGGGCGGCGCTCTGCGGGGAGAGCAGGGCGGACCTGCGTTCCTGTTCGTAGCGAGCGAGGGCCGCCGGAAGGTCGGCGCTGTCGCGCAGGGCGTCGGCGAGGGCGACGGCGTCCTCCAGGGCGAGGGTGGTGCCGGCGCCGATCGAGTAGTGGGTGGTGTGCGCGGCGTCGCCGAGGAGGACGAGATTGTCGCGGTACCAGGTGCGGTTGGTGAGCGTGCGGAAGGTCAGCCACTGGGCGCTGCCGACGGCGGACGCGCGGCCGATCAGGGGGTGGCCGTCGAGGATGTGCGCGAAGAGCTTCTCCAGGTCGGCGAGGCCGTCGCCGTCGCCCGCCCGGTCGAGGCCGAGCCCGGCGAGGGTCTCGGGGGCGCACTCGATGACGCAGGTGCTCTGCTCGGAGCTGAAGGGGTAGCCGTAGCACCAGATCCAGCCGTGCTCGGTCTCCACGAAGGCGAAGGTGAAGGAGTCGAAGACCTTGGTGGTGCCGAGCCAGACGTAGGAGTTGCGGCCCGGTGCGAGGTCGGCGCCGAAGTCGTCGGCCTGGTGGGTGCGCAGGGCGCTGTGGACGCCGTCGCCGGCCACGACGAGGTCGGCGTCCGGCAGGTTCTCGGCGGTGATCTCGCTCTCGAACTCCAGCCGTACGCCGAGTGCGCGGGCCCGTGCGGCGAGGATCTCCAGCAGCTTGTGCCGGCCGATGCCGTGCCCTTCGTCGCCGGGCTGACGGATCGCCAGATCCCTTACGTGGGCGACGCCTTCGTTCCAGCGGACGGAGCTCTCGTCGATCGCGCGCGCCGACTCGGGGTCGCAGGCGTGGAGTTTGTCGAGGAGCCCCTGCCAGTACGTGACGCCCCAGCCGTAGGTCGAGCCCTCCGGGTCGCGCTCGTGGACGGTGATGTCGTGGGACGGGTCCTGCCGCTTGAGCAGGATCGAGAGATACAGGCCGGCGGGCCCGCCGCCGACACAGGCGACCTTCACGCGCACCCCTAGGAATTACTGGACGTGGTGGATTGACGACGCAGAGTAGCAGGGCGCGACGCCCGTCGACTGACGCCCCACCTGCCCGATCGCACCAGTTTTCCCAGGTGAGCCACACCACCGACGGCACACCGGCGCACGAAGGTCCACCGAAAGAAGCGCTCCCAGGGCAAGGAATTGCCCCTTCCGCCTCACGCGGACGCCCAGTTGGCCGACCAGGCGACCGGGGTCTCCCCCAACGATCCGGCGTTCTGGCCGCACCACGCCCACACGGCCCACTACACCTGCGACGCCTTCGACGCCTGATCAGGCGTCGACGCTGCGGCACTCCGGGTGACCCCAGCCCTGCGCGTTCTTGGCGATCTCCTCGCCGGCCGCGTAACCACGGCCGCACACGCAGCGGCCGGGGAACTTGGCCTTCAGCGTGCGGGACGACGAACCGCCGCCGCGCCGGGGGGACTTGACGCCCGAGAAGCGGGCCGACTTCGGCTTCGGGGTGTCC
The Streptomyces sp. NBC_01485 genome window above contains:
- a CDS encoding FAD-dependent monooxygenase, with product MKVACVGGGPAGLYLSILLKRQDPSHDITVHERDPEGSTYGWGVTYWQGLLDKLHACDPESARAIDESSVRWNEGVAHVRDLAIRQPGDEGHGIGRHKLLEILAARARALGVRLEFESEITAENLPDADLVVAGDGVHSALRTHQADDFGADLAPGRNSYVWLGTTKVFDSFTFAFVETEHGWIWCYGYPFSSEQSTCVIECAPETLAGLGLDRAGDGDGLADLEKLFAHILDGHPLIGRASAVGSAQWLTFRTLTNRTWYRDNLVLLGDAAHTTHYSIGAGTTLALEDAVALADALRDSADLPAALARYEQERRSALLSPQSAAHYSAQWYENLTRYIHLPPEQMFALLGQRHSPLLPYVPPQLYYRLDKAAGRLEALRRFKRWLGPKLARGTRTPASSRR
- a CDS encoding MFS transporter; protein product: MESPAPIPAPTSGNAGLRARLTIPVLAYCGILMAVMQTVVVPLLPDLPRLTGASPGAVSWMVTASLLSGAVLTPVLGRAGDMYGKRRVLLLSFALMAVGSVICALTSDIGVLIAARALQGAAVSVVPLSISILRDELPPERRGSAVALMSSTVGIGAALGLPAAAVVVQYANWHVMFWVTAALGATGVALIRWAVPESPVREPGGFDVTGALGLAAGLICLLLAVSQGGQWGWGSARIIGLFLGAVVVLGLWWRQQLRSRQPLVDLRLVSRPRVGLSHVAALLTGFAFYANSLVTAQLVQAPEASGYGLGLSIVQTGLCLLPGGITMLLFSPVSARISEARGPRVTLALGAAVIASGYAVRVADSHQLWMIMVGATVVATGTTLAYSALPSLILRAVPPGQTASANGVNVLMRTIGQAVSSAAVAAVLVHHTSLVDGAPVPTLHGYLLAFGIAGAVALAACAVALTIPGDAEPEDPRPFRGGTRPVNDGAMEGA